In one Lycium barbarum isolate Lr01 chromosome 7, ASM1917538v2, whole genome shotgun sequence genomic region, the following are encoded:
- the LOC132601356 gene encoding putative receptor protein kinase ZmPK1, producing the protein MYKPVFCLVIHFSLFLVAPTSSSSIITSLSKGFHAVGENAYIFAIWFTNLVGGDKNYTIVWMANRDDPVNGRHSLISLTKSGDLVLTDAGQRELLPVLPGQALTKNSKLVPLRSSTNYSSGFYKLQCADNNVLQLLYEGLEMSGGIQRRLTLDIDGYIRVYSLNTQRTNWEVTWQLNWRPCMIHGICANSLCTYSYNSGRKCTCLQRHKMKNVTDWSYGCEADFKLSCSDRNMVDFVHLHHIEFFGYEVKHYKNHTFEQCKQDCLDSCNCKGFQFNFEMVNGVYSCYLKTLLFNGYRSPSWKGSVYIKLPKDVCNSDEEGPIGKLQCERTHVLLDRSYERKQQSGWLKSFIGFTVALGVLEFRCLVSYLTTTPKRFKETFDLVYIPVVNRFKRFTYAELKKATSNFRDEIGQGSGGVVYKGKLSDNRIAAIKYLKLEANQGKAEFLAEQKRFEIALGTAKGLAYLHEERLEWVLHCDIKPHNIFLDSNCEPKATTTLFPLQEFQTPSLLLRSLNPDLPYPKSLINRVAATINYASAVNCSMISCFFEHHEKHPKPRLKQCLNCEMASTEKKVGSRGASRASYSYDTDPSENVPSIETDPSEVISSIETDPSEIQEEPTKYVRER; encoded by the exons ATGTATAAGCCAGTATTTTGTCTTGTTATTCACTTTTCACTCTTCCTAGTAGCACCAACTTCATCATCCTCAATTATCACTAGTTTGAGTAAAG GTTTTCACGCAGTTGGTGAAAATGCCTATATCTTTGCTATATGGTTTACTAATTTAGTTGGTGGTGATAAAAATTACACCATAGTCTGGATGGCTAACAGAGACGATCCTGTAAATGGAAGGCACTCGTTGATTTCCTTAACCAAATCAGGGGATCTTGTTCTTACTGATGCTGGCCAGCGCGAA CTCCTTCCAGTCCTTCCAGGACAAGCACTAACCAAAAATTCAAAGCTTGTGCCTCTGAGGAGCTCAACCAATTACTCATCAGGATTTTACAAGCTACAGTGTGCTGATAATAATGTTCTCCAGCTTCTTTATGAAGGCTTAGAGATGTCAG GAGGCATTCAAAGAAGATTAACACTGGATATTGATGGTTACATCCGAGTCTACAGCTTGAATACGCAGAGGACTAATTGGGAAGTTACTTGGCAACTAAATTGGAGGCCCTGCATGATTCATGGAATTTGTGCGAACAGTTTGTGCACTTATAGTTATAATTCTGGTAGGAAATGCACTTGCCTACAACGTCATAAGATGAAAAATGTGACGGATTGGTCTTATGGATGCGAAGCAGATTTTAAGCTCTCTTGCTCTGATAGAAATATGGTGGATTTTGTTCATCTTCATCACATTGAATTCTTCGGGTATGAGGTTAAGCATTATAAAAATCACACCTTCGAGCAATGCAAACAGGATTGCTTAGATAGCTGTAACTGCAAAGGATTTCAATTCAATTTTGAAATGGTGAATGGCGTTTATAGCTGCTATCTGAAGACATTGCTCTTCAATGGGTACCGCTCACCATCTTGGAAAGGTTCAGTTTACATTAAACTGCCCAAGGATGTCTGTAATTCAGATGAGGAAGGTCCTATAGGCAAATTACAGTGTGAACGAACACATGTTTTGCTGGACAGAAGCTACGAGAGAAAACAACAATCTGGATGGTTGAAGTCATTTATTGGGTTTACTGTTGCACTTGGAGTGTTGGAGTTCAGATGTCTTGTCTCTTATTTGACTACAACCCCCAAACGCTTTAAAGAAACATTTGATCTGGTTTATATTCCGGTTGTCAATAGGTTCAAGAGATTCACTTATGCCGAGCTGAAAAAAGCAACGTCTAATTTCAGAGATGAAATTGGACAAGGAAGTGGTGGTGTTGTGTACAAAGGAAAATTATCGGACAACAGAATTGCAGCCATCAAGTATCTCAAATTAGAAGCCAACCAAGGAAAAGCTGAATTTCTTGCAGAG CAAAAGAGGTTCGAGATTGCTTTGGGAACAGCAAAAGGTCTTGCTTACTTACATGAAGAGCGTCTAGAATGGGTCTTGCATTGTGATATAAAGCCTCACAATATATTCTTGGACTCAAATTGTGAGCCAAAG GCAACTACAACACTCTTCCCGCTTCAAGAATTTCAGACTCCAAGTTTGCTTCTAAGAAGCTTAAATCCG GATCTTCCTTATCCAAAAAGCTTGATTAATCGTGTTGCTGCAACAATAAATTATGCTTCTGCAGTTAACTGTAGCATGATATCTTGCTTCTTTGAGCACCATGAGAAACATCCCAAACCAAGACTAAAACAATGCTTGAA TTGCGAGATGGCTTCTACGGAAAAGAAAGTTGGTAGTCGAGGGGCTTCCAGAGCCAGTTATTCTTATGATACAGACCCATCGGAGAATGTGCCTTCTATCGAGACAGATCCATCGGAAGTCATATCTTCCATAGAGACAGATCCGTCTGAGATCCAGGAGGAACCCACTAAATATGTAAGGGAGAGATAA